Proteins encoded by one window of Massilia sp. NR 4-1:
- a CDS encoding phosphoribosyltransferase produces the protein MNTPQTNEKHLWVSWDEYHRLIERLALKVHESGWKFDMVLCLARGGVRPGDVFSRIFDVPLAILSTSSYRAEAGTVQGDLDIAKYMTMTKGPLSGKILLVDDLADSGVTLTKVMKHLKENFEGVTEVRSAVIWTKGCSTFKPDYQMEELPHNPWIHQPFEDYDGLRPHQLAAWIKKGETAA, from the coding sequence ATGAACACCCCTCAAACGAACGAAAAACACCTGTGGGTGTCGTGGGATGAGTATCACCGCCTGATCGAGCGCCTGGCGCTCAAGGTCCATGAGTCGGGCTGGAAGTTCGACATGGTGCTGTGCCTGGCGCGTGGCGGCGTGCGTCCCGGCGACGTCTTCTCGCGTATTTTCGACGTGCCTCTGGCCATCCTGTCGACCAGCTCCTACCGCGCGGAAGCCGGCACGGTGCAGGGCGACCTGGATATCGCCAAGTACATGACGATGACCAAAGGTCCGCTGTCCGGCAAGATCCTGCTGGTCGACGACCTGGCCGATTCCGGCGTGACCCTGACCAAGGTCATGAAGCATCTGAAGGAAAACTTCGAAGGCGTGACCGAAGTGCGTTCGGCCGTGATCTGGACCAAGGGCTGCTCCACCTTCAAGCCTGACTACCAGATGGAGGAACTGCCGCACAACCCATGGATCCACCAGCCGTTCGAAGACTACGACGGCCTGCGCCCGCACCAGCTGGCTGCATGGATCAAGAAAGGCGAAACCGCTGCCTGA
- the hflC gene encoding protease modulator HflC encodes MNRIVSTLIAGFVALMLLSSTVFVVDQRKYAIVFALGEVKQVINQPGLHFKLPPPFQNVLYLDKRIMTIDSPDADRFITAEKMNILVDAFVKWRINDPRLYFVSFSGDESRARDRMSQIIKASLNDEITKRTVREVISGQRGKVMEAIRAKVIAEAKQIGVEIIDVRLKRVDYVEQINNSVYDRMKAERVRVANELRSTGGAESEKIRADADKQRTVILAEAYREAEKIKGEGDAKASQIYADAFGRNPEFYKFYRSLEAYRASFKNKADVMLIDPNSDFFKYFKNSGASGGGAPGKK; translated from the coding sequence ATGAACCGTATAGTCAGTACCCTGATCGCGGGCTTCGTGGCCCTGATGCTGCTCTCGTCCACCGTGTTCGTGGTGGACCAGCGTAAATACGCGATCGTGTTCGCCCTGGGCGAAGTGAAGCAGGTCATCAACCAGCCCGGCCTGCACTTCAAGCTGCCGCCGCCGTTCCAGAATGTGCTGTATCTGGACAAGCGCATCATGACCATCGATTCGCCCGACGCCGACCGTTTCATCACGGCCGAGAAGATGAACATCCTGGTCGATGCCTTCGTCAAATGGCGCATCAACGATCCGCGTCTCTACTTCGTCAGCTTCAGCGGCGACGAGAGCCGCGCGCGCGACCGCATGTCGCAGATCATCAAGGCATCGCTGAACGACGAGATCACCAAGCGCACCGTGCGCGAAGTGATTTCCGGCCAGCGCGGCAAGGTGATGGAAGCGATCCGCGCCAAGGTGATTGCCGAGGCCAAGCAGATCGGCGTCGAGATCATCGACGTGCGCCTGAAGCGCGTGGACTATGTGGAGCAGATCAACAACTCCGTGTATGACCGCATGAAGGCCGAGCGCGTGCGCGTGGCCAACGAGCTGCGCTCCACCGGCGGTGCCGAATCGGAAAAAATCCGCGCCGACGCCGACAAGCAGCGCACCGTGATCCTGGCCGAGGCCTACCGCGAAGCCGAGAAGATCAAGGGCGAGGGCGACGCCAAGGCATCGCAGATTTACGCCGACGCTTTCGGCCGCAATCCGGAGTTCTACAAGTTCTACCGCAGCCTGGAAGCCTACCGCGCCTCGTTCAAGAACAAGGCCGATGTGATGCTGATCGACCCGAACTCGGACTTCTTCAAGTACTTCAAGAACAGCGGCGCCTCCGGCGGCGGTGCACCTGGCAAGAAGTAA
- the hflK gene encoding FtsH protease activity modulator HflK: protein MPLPLLKRIGLKLSLNDPRWGSGNKDGNKHAQEGKKPGNEGPPDLDQLWRDFNQRLNGLFGQKNRGGGSNGGGSGGSGGEMKGAGATFGAVGAIAALVWLASGAFIVQEGQTGVVTTFGKFSHTTPAGFNWRWPYPFQADETVNVSQVRTVEVGYRSNVKNKQARESLMLTDDENIIDIQFAVQFKLKDPVAWLYNNRDPEDTVRQVAETSIREIVGKSKMDFVLYEGREKVAFETQQLMQQILDRYASGVQVTNVTMQGVQPPEQVQAAFDDAVKASQDRERQKNEGQAYANDVVPKARGEAFRLLQQAEAYRAQVTENASGNADRFKQVLVEYQKAPAVTRDRMYLDTMQQIFASTSKVMVDSKAGSNLLYLPLDKLISQVAATDAATRANATPPPPTAILLPDNPPQMDLNRRDSRSRESSRDRESR, encoded by the coding sequence ATGCCTCTTCCCCTCCTAAAAAGAATAGGCTTGAAGCTGTCGCTGAACGACCCTCGCTGGGGTTCGGGCAATAAGGATGGCAACAAGCACGCCCAAGAAGGCAAAAAGCCCGGTAACGAAGGCCCACCGGATCTGGACCAGCTGTGGCGCGATTTCAATCAGCGCCTGAATGGCCTGTTCGGCCAGAAGAACCGCGGCGGCGGCAGCAATGGCGGCGGCAGCGGTGGCAGCGGCGGCGAGATGAAGGGCGCCGGCGCCACCTTTGGCGCGGTCGGCGCGATCGCGGCCCTGGTCTGGCTGGCCAGCGGCGCTTTCATCGTCCAGGAGGGGCAGACCGGGGTCGTGACGACCTTCGGCAAATTCAGCCACACCACGCCGGCCGGTTTCAACTGGCGCTGGCCTTATCCTTTCCAGGCCGATGAAACGGTCAACGTGTCCCAGGTGCGCACGGTGGAAGTGGGCTACCGCTCGAACGTGAAGAACAAGCAGGCGCGCGAATCGCTGATGCTGACCGACGACGAGAACATCATCGACATCCAGTTCGCCGTGCAGTTCAAGCTGAAAGACCCGGTGGCCTGGCTGTACAACAACCGCGATCCGGAAGACACGGTGCGCCAGGTGGCCGAGACTTCGATCCGCGAAATCGTCGGCAAGAGCAAGATGGACTTCGTGCTGTACGAGGGCCGCGAGAAGGTCGCGTTTGAAACCCAGCAGCTGATGCAGCAGATTCTGGACCGCTACGCCTCCGGCGTGCAGGTGACGAATGTGACCATGCAGGGCGTGCAGCCGCCGGAGCAGGTGCAAGCCGCCTTCGACGACGCCGTGAAAGCCAGCCAGGACCGCGAGCGCCAGAAGAATGAAGGCCAGGCTTACGCCAACGACGTGGTGCCGAAGGCGCGCGGCGAGGCCTTCCGCCTGCTGCAGCAGGCCGAGGCTTACCGCGCGCAAGTGACGGAAAACGCCTCCGGTAACGCCGACCGCTTCAAGCAGGTGCTGGTCGAGTACCAGAAGGCGCCGGCCGTGACGCGCGACCGCATGTATCTGGACACCATGCAGCAGATCTTCGCCAGCACCAGCAAGGTCATGGTCGACTCCAAGGCCGGCAGCAATCTGCTGTACCTGCCGCTGGACAAGCTGATCTCCCAGGTGGCAGCGACCGACGCCGCGACGCGTGCCAATGCGACGCCGCCGCCGCCGACCGCCATCCTGCTGCCGGACAATCCGCCGCAGATGGATCTGAACCGCCGCGACAGCCGTTCGCGCGAATCGTCTCGTGATCGGGAGAGCCGTTAA
- a CDS encoding ATP phosphoribosyltransferase regulatory subunit: protein MPNWLLPEHIADVLPSEARKIEELRRQMLDNFRLYGYELVMPPLLEYVESLLAGAGQDTDLRTFKLVDQISGRMLGLRADMTTQVARIDAHLLNRNSVTRLCYAGSVLHTRPSGLHATREPVQIGAEIYGHAGLEADAEIQELALASLALAGFTEVRLDLAHVGVLRAILELDPAAEKDHIAIVQLLRAKDVPGLRELTAHYAPATRDALLALPHLYGDVEVLKRARAELPDVPGIAKALAELAALSASAIGRAEVAIDLADLRGYQYESGAMFALYVPGLPNAVARGGRYDHVGEAFGRARPATGFSLDLRELARLLPTAERKHSIRAPWGNAPELKEKIAELRKSGEVVIQSMPGHSNEQDEFECDRALVLDDNGSNWILKNLG, encoded by the coding sequence ATGCCGAATTGGCTATTGCCTGAACATATTGCCGACGTCCTGCCGTCCGAGGCGCGCAAGATTGAAGAGCTGCGCCGCCAGATGCTGGATAACTTCCGCCTCTACGGTTACGAGCTGGTCATGCCGCCGCTGCTGGAGTACGTGGAGTCCCTGCTGGCTGGTGCCGGCCAGGACACCGACCTGCGCACCTTCAAGCTGGTGGACCAGATCTCCGGCCGCATGCTCGGCCTGCGCGCCGACATGACCACCCAGGTCGCCCGCATCGACGCCCATCTGCTCAACCGCAACTCCGTCACGCGTCTGTGCTATGCCGGTTCGGTGCTGCACACCCGCCCGTCCGGCCTGCATGCCACGCGCGAACCGGTGCAGATCGGCGCCGAGATCTACGGCCACGCCGGCCTGGAAGCGGACGCTGAAATCCAGGAACTGGCCCTGGCCTCGCTGGCCCTGGCCGGTTTCACCGAGGTGCGCCTGGACCTGGCCCACGTCGGCGTGCTGCGCGCCATCCTGGAACTCGACCCGGCGGCCGAGAAAGACCATATCGCCATCGTTCAGCTGCTGCGCGCGAAAGACGTGCCCGGCCTGCGCGAACTGACGGCCCATTACGCCCCGGCCACGCGCGACGCGCTGCTGGCCCTGCCGCACCTGTACGGCGACGTGGAAGTGCTCAAGCGCGCCCGCGCCGAGCTGCCCGACGTGCCGGGCATCGCCAAGGCCCTGGCCGAACTGGCGGCGCTGTCGGCGTCGGCCATCGGCCGCGCCGAAGTGGCGATCGACCTGGCCGATCTGCGCGGCTATCAATACGAGAGCGGCGCCATGTTTGCGCTGTATGTGCCGGGCCTGCCGAATGCGGTGGCGCGCGGCGGCCGCTACGATCACGTTGGCGAAGCTTTTGGCCGGGCCCGTCCCGCCACCGGCTTCTCGCTCGACCTGCGCGAGCTGGCGCGCCTGCTGCCAACGGCGGAGCGCAAGCATTCGATCCGCGCACCGTGGGGCAATGCGCCCGAATTGAAGGAAAAAATCGCCGAACTGCGCAAGTCCGGCGAAGTTGTGATCCAGTCCATGCCGGGTCACAGCAATGAACAGGACGAGTTCGAGTGCGACCGCGCGCTGGTGCTCGACGATAATGGTAGCAACTGGATTCTTAAAAACTTAGGTTAG
- a CDS encoding adenylosuccinate synthase: protein MSKKTMAKNVVVIGTQWGDEGKGKIVDWLTEHAQGVVRFQGGHNAGHTLVIGGVKTALQLIPSGIMRPGVACYIGNGVVVSVPDVLREIDKLEAVGVEVSSRLKISEACPVILPYHTALDAAREAARGAAKIGTTGKGIGPAYEDKVARRAIRIADLLNEKRFAEKLAENLDYHNYVLENYLKAPKVEYQKVLDDALAYVPRLRPMVADVSSALYAVHKAGGSLLFEGAQGSLLDVDHGTYPFVTSSNCVAGNAAAGSGVGPNMLHYILGITKAYTTRVGSGPFPSELPTDAGVGHHLSAVGHEFGTVTGRARRCGWFDAALLRRSVQINGVSGMCLTKLDVLDGLETLKICTGYTIDGKQIDIFPVGAEDAARCQPIYEEMPGWKDSTVGAKSLAALPAAARAYIKRIEELVGVPVDMVSTGPDREETIVLRHPFE from the coding sequence ATGTCAAAGAAAACTATGGCAAAGAACGTCGTCGTCATCGGGACCCAATGGGGCGATGAGGGTAAGGGCAAGATCGTCGATTGGCTGACCGAGCACGCGCAAGGCGTGGTGCGCTTCCAGGGCGGCCACAATGCCGGCCACACTCTGGTGATTGGCGGCGTGAAGACCGCGCTGCAGCTGATCCCTTCGGGCATCATGCGCCCGGGCGTGGCCTGCTACATCGGCAACGGCGTGGTGGTGTCCGTGCCGGACGTGCTGCGCGAGATCGACAAGCTGGAAGCGGTGGGCGTGGAAGTGTCCTCGCGCCTGAAGATTTCCGAGGCTTGCCCGGTCATCCTGCCTTACCACACCGCGCTGGATGCGGCCCGTGAAGCGGCCCGCGGCGCCGCCAAGATCGGCACCACCGGCAAGGGCATCGGCCCGGCCTATGAAGACAAGGTGGCGCGCCGCGCCATCCGTATCGCCGACCTGCTGAACGAAAAGCGTTTCGCCGAGAAGCTGGCCGAGAACCTGGACTACCACAACTACGTCCTGGAAAACTATCTGAAGGCGCCGAAGGTCGAGTACCAGAAGGTGCTGGACGACGCGCTGGCCTATGTGCCGCGCCTGCGCCCGATGGTGGCCGACGTGTCGAGTGCCCTGTACGCCGTGCATAAAGCCGGCGGCAGCCTGCTGTTCGAAGGCGCGCAAGGTTCGCTGCTGGACGTGGACCACGGTACCTACCCGTTCGTGACCTCCTCCAACTGCGTGGCCGGCAACGCCGCCGCCGGTTCGGGCGTGGGTCCGAACATGCTGCACTACATCCTGGGCATCACCAAGGCTTACACCACCCGCGTGGGTTCCGGTCCGTTCCCTTCGGAACTGCCGACCGATGCCGGCGTTGGCCACCACCTGTCGGCCGTGGGCCACGAGTTCGGCACTGTGACGGGCCGCGCCCGCCGCTGCGGCTGGTTCGACGCCGCGCTGCTGCGCCGCTCGGTGCAGATCAACGGCGTGTCGGGCATGTGCCTGACCAAACTGGACGTGCTGGATGGCCTGGAAACCCTGAAGATCTGCACCGGCTACACCATCGACGGCAAACAGATCGACATCTTCCCGGTCGGTGCTGAAGACGCTGCGCGCTGCCAGCCGATCTATGAAGAAATGCCAGGCTGGAAAGACAGCACCGTCGGCGCCAAGTCGCTGGCCGCACTGCCTGCCGCTGCACGCGCTTACATCAAGCGCATCGAGGAACTGGTGGGCGTGCCGGTCGATATGGTTTCCACCGGTCCTGACCGCGAAGAGACCATCGTCCTGCGCCACCCATTCGAATAA